One part of the Halobacteriovorax vibrionivorans genome encodes these proteins:
- a CDS encoding Nif3-like dinuclear metal center hexameric protein: MAKVSARELAKFLNNHLNIYDYQDYGPNGLQIEGSSEISKIAFAVSAQRDSIEKAVEMGANAMIVHHGLFWKFHGVRTVTGSFAKRVKPLIKNDINLFGYHLPLDAHLEDGNAAGIAKRLGLKDLAPYGDHKGMPTGLQGRFERPLSPSELKDLLKNILNHDIIHSEPNDEKISSMGIITGGANSDWRYCVREGLDAYLTGEMSEHDWHESREEGIHFFAGGHNATERFGVLALKDLIEEKYGIECVFIDSPNPA; this comes from the coding sequence ATGGCAAAAGTTTCAGCACGTGAGCTAGCAAAGTTTTTAAATAATCATTTAAATATTTATGATTACCAAGACTATGGACCAAATGGCCTTCAAATTGAAGGTAGTTCTGAGATTTCAAAAATTGCATTTGCTGTATCAGCACAACGTGACTCAATTGAAAAAGCAGTTGAAATGGGAGCAAATGCAATGATTGTTCACCATGGACTATTCTGGAAATTTCATGGAGTAAGAACCGTTACAGGAAGCTTTGCAAAAAGAGTTAAACCTCTTATTAAAAATGATATTAACCTATTTGGTTACCACTTACCTCTTGATGCTCATCTTGAGGATGGTAATGCTGCTGGAATAGCAAAGAGGCTTGGTCTAAAGGACTTAGCACCATACGGGGATCACAAAGGAATGCCTACAGGGCTTCAAGGAAGGTTTGAAAGACCTCTCTCTCCAAGCGAGCTAAAAGACCTCCTAAAAAATATATTAAATCACGATATCATTCATAGTGAACCAAATGATGAAAAGATTTCATCGATGGGAATCATCACAGGTGGAGCTAACTCAGATTGGCGCTACTGTGTTCGCGAAGGGTTAGATGCCTATCTTACGGGAGAAATGAGTGAGCACGACTGGCATGAATCCAGAGAAGAAGGAATCCACTTCTTTGCAGGAGGCCATAATGCGACAGAAAGATTTGGTGTCCTTGCGCTTAAAGACTTGATTGAAGAAAAGTACGGGATTGAGTGCGTCTTCATCGACTCACCCAACCCAGCCTAG
- a CDS encoding class I SAM-dependent methyltransferase gives MDKFNKAHLDSDHFQLAPSLQELVAKALDLSSIDIHRTLEVGCGQGLQLSSFEFFETLGIDRSQEAIKKASQNFPQGSFKCLSSLSLNELEGEFDLILDSHHIHYLSSKDDISHYLENVFQKLSVGGLFCMEAMVSHKKMLLENMEVTVLDFMEYERLFINKGFRILYLMMPTGRKIIADKKRKAALSSDPDVLLVIATKEDVANCIENN, from the coding sequence GTGGATAAGTTTAATAAGGCCCATTTAGATAGTGACCATTTTCAATTAGCACCTAGCTTGCAAGAGCTTGTGGCAAAGGCCCTTGATTTAAGTTCAATTGATATTCATCGAACTTTAGAAGTAGGCTGTGGTCAAGGTTTACAACTGTCTTCTTTTGAATTCTTTGAAACTTTGGGCATCGACCGATCGCAAGAGGCGATTAAGAAGGCATCTCAAAACTTTCCACAAGGCTCCTTTAAATGTTTATCAAGTCTTTCACTTAATGAATTAGAAGGTGAGTTTGATCTCATTTTAGACTCTCATCATATTCATTATCTTTCATCTAAGGATGATATTTCTCATTACTTAGAAAACGTATTTCAAAAGTTAAGTGTAGGCGGGCTCTTTTGTATGGAGGCCATGGTTTCACATAAGAAGATGTTACTTGAGAATATGGAAGTGACTGTATTAGATTTTATGGAATATGAAAGACTATTTATTAATAAAGGATTTAGAATTCTTTATTTAATGATGCCTACAGGACGTAAAATAATTGCAGATAAAAAAAGAAAGGCCGCTCTTTCGAGCGACCCGGATGTCTTACTGGTCATTGCTACTAAGGAAGACGTAGCAAATTGTATTGAAAATAATTGA
- a CDS encoding acyl-CoA thioesterase — protein sequence MSEQFDVNIENYDVEESVFDFIVQETHLDFLGHMNNATYLEIYEQARWEMITKNNWGVGRIMKEKRGPVIIEINIKYKAELTLRQPIKIHTKIIEIKNPKVLTIQQEMRDHDGKVYNTITMDVGLFDLKARKLIAANSEWLDAIGLKKKSL from the coding sequence ATGAGTGAACAATTTGATGTAAATATTGAAAATTACGATGTGGAAGAATCTGTCTTTGATTTTATTGTGCAAGAGACTCATTTAGATTTTTTAGGGCATATGAATAATGCCACATATTTAGAAATTTATGAGCAGGCACGATGGGAGATGATCACTAAGAATAATTGGGGTGTTGGCCGTATCATGAAAGAAAAACGAGGCCCTGTTATTATTGAGATCAATATCAAATACAAGGCCGAGCTAACATTAAGACAGCCAATAAAGATTCATACGAAGATTATAGAAATAAAGAATCCAAAGGTCTTAACGATTCAGCAAGAAATGCGTGATCATGATGGCAAAGTCTATAATACGATTACTATGGATGTAGGGCTTTTTGATCTTAAGGCAAGAAAGCTTATCGCTGCTAATAGTGAATGGTTAGATGCAATTGGCTTAAAAAAGAAAAGTTTGTAA
- a CDS encoding tetratricopeptide repeat protein, whose translation MKKSREDMTSVQEILLSELTQARSYVERILHAVCELSDTHLTPKARVVIQEFSAEYEKLVCELIIPSHFGELNLIHQDNFRQGRENLRIMNNFIESFVALGPKNDEEVVGAITRLINLVYKYTRELHLVLIEKSSLDVATPRMGLLKAIDIKEKKEVIKPHAVIKKGPFTLIEGGRVDEIDEDEFEDEASLNPPLYFLETLEILNLAHAKTAPILGMNAKREEKYEQNISQAHVLVSKKDLAGALELFEKARGHKETAEVLTLMAWVNSQMGNNEEAKSLCLKAIEIDPEYGAPYNDLGTLLLNEGHINESIKWYELAKKAPKYTNREYPYINAGRAYMQLNNFDKAMEEFEVALKLVPENQELRHTVSKIRASVLKEEDNTTKRGFQKFKVDFSDNQGDNDNQPTQ comes from the coding sequence ATGAAAAAATCAAGGGAAGATATGACAAGTGTTCAAGAGATCCTATTAAGTGAACTAACACAAGCAAGAAGTTACGTAGAAAGAATCCTTCACGCAGTATGTGAATTGAGTGACACTCACCTAACGCCTAAAGCTAGAGTAGTTATTCAAGAATTTAGCGCTGAATATGAGAAATTAGTATGTGAACTAATTATTCCAAGCCACTTTGGTGAACTAAATCTCATTCACCAAGATAACTTCCGCCAAGGAAGAGAAAATCTTAGAATAATGAATAACTTTATTGAAAGCTTTGTAGCTCTTGGGCCAAAGAATGATGAAGAAGTTGTTGGTGCAATAACAAGATTAATTAATCTCGTTTATAAGTACACAAGAGAATTACACCTCGTTCTTATTGAAAAGTCATCCCTTGATGTGGCCACTCCTCGTATGGGTCTACTTAAGGCAATTGATATCAAAGAAAAGAAAGAAGTCATCAAACCACATGCAGTTATCAAGAAAGGTCCTTTTACTTTGATTGAAGGTGGACGTGTTGATGAGATTGACGAAGATGAGTTTGAAGATGAGGCCAGCCTTAATCCTCCACTCTACTTTCTTGAAACATTAGAAATTTTAAATCTTGCACATGCTAAGACTGCGCCAATACTTGGAATGAATGCAAAAAGAGAAGAGAAATATGAGCAAAATATTTCACAAGCTCACGTTCTAGTATCTAAGAAAGATTTGGCCGGCGCCCTAGAGTTATTTGAAAAGGCACGTGGCCATAAAGAGACGGCAGAAGTCTTAACACTGATGGCCTGGGTAAACTCTCAAATGGGAAATAATGAAGAAGCAAAGTCTCTTTGCTTAAAGGCCATTGAGATCGATCCTGAATATGGTGCTCCATACAACGATCTAGGAACCCTACTTTTAAATGAAGGTCATATCAATGAATCAATCAAATGGTATGAACTTGCTAAGAAGGCCCCTAAATATACAAATCGCGAATACCCGTACATCAATGCTGGTCGCGCATATATGCAACTTAATAACTTCGACAAAGCAATGGAAGAGTTTGAAGTTGCTCTTAAATTAGTTCCTGAAAATCAAGAACTTCGCCACACTGTTAGTAAAATTCGTGCTTCAGTACTAAAAGAAGAAGATAATACAACAAAGCGTGGCTTCCAAAAGTTCAAAGTTGATTTCTCCGATAACCAAGGCGATAATGATAACCAACCAACACAATAA
- a CDS encoding PaaI family thioesterase gives MKKVLDKLPEGLRNTAFVRLFGLTKVPMIFWLRPTVIELSEEVTAIKIPLSRRSKNHLNSMYFGALACGADLAGGFAAMKKTMDKGKRVSLAFKDFHAEFLKRAEGDTVFTCKQGKEIDEFVDMVLASDERHNLPLKITATCPDVDDEPVAEFTITLSLKRKSKK, from the coding sequence ATGAAGAAAGTTCTAGATAAGCTTCCCGAAGGCTTAAGGAATACTGCTTTTGTGCGTCTTTTTGGTCTTACAAAAGTTCCAATGATCTTTTGGTTAAGGCCGACTGTAATAGAATTAAGCGAAGAAGTTACTGCCATCAAGATTCCATTATCGAGAAGATCAAAGAACCATCTAAATAGTATGTACTTTGGTGCTCTTGCTTGTGGAGCTGATTTAGCAGGCGGATTTGCAGCAATGAAGAAAACGATGGATAAAGGAAAGAGAGTCTCTCTTGCTTTTAAAGATTTCCATGCGGAATTTCTAAAACGTGCTGAAGGGGATACTGTCTTTACTTGTAAGCAAGGTAAGGAAATCGACGAATTCGTTGATATGGTTCTAGCAAGTGACGAAAGACATAATCTTCCGCTTAAGATCACAGCAACTTGTCCAGATGTTGATGATGAGCCAGTTGCTGAATTTACAATTACTCTCTCTCTTAAAAGAAAGTCTAAGAAATAA
- a CDS encoding M15 family metallopeptidase produces MSNVNKEVLFGMTKDHLIFDESIKRYFHKDSYNDFQEFKKYAHENGIDFYVTSSFRSFEDQLRIWNEKCEGKRPIYNREGVELDVEKLSSHEIVKSIINWSALPGTSRHHWGTELDVVDGNSWPQGYHIQLIPSEFEKDGPFYEFGQWLNKQIEEQKSYSYYRPYLEDLGGVAPEAWHISYAKISAKYHKQYTYEIFCELLEHEKMRELTFLDEVKANSQHIYDHFFKKLLA; encoded by the coding sequence ATGAGTAATGTTAACAAGGAAGTTCTATTTGGTATGACCAAAGATCATCTTATCTTTGATGAATCAATTAAGCGCTACTTTCACAAAGACTCATATAATGACTTTCAAGAATTTAAGAAATACGCCCATGAAAATGGAATTGATTTTTATGTAACAAGCTCATTTCGCTCTTTTGAAGATCAATTAAGGATCTGGAACGAAAAGTGTGAAGGTAAAAGACCGATCTATAATCGTGAAGGTGTTGAGCTAGACGTTGAGAAATTATCTTCCCATGAAATTGTAAAAAGCATTATTAACTGGTCTGCCCTACCAGGAACTTCACGTCATCATTGGGGAACAGAGCTAGATGTCGTTGATGGAAATAGCTGGCCACAAGGTTATCATATCCAACTCATACCTTCTGAATTTGAAAAAGATGGACCTTTTTATGAATTTGGCCAATGGCTAAATAAGCAAATTGAAGAGCAAAAAAGCTATTCTTACTATAGGCCATATCTTGAGGATCTTGGAGGAGTTGCTCCTGAAGCATGGCATATTAGTTACGCTAAGATTTCCGCAAAATATCACAAGCAATATACATACGAAATTTTCTGTGAATTATTAGAGCATGAAAAGATGCGTGAGCTTACTTTCTTAGATGAAGTGAAAGCAAACTCACAGCATATATATGATCATTTCTTTAAAAAACTTTTGGCCTAA
- a CDS encoding YiiX/YebB-like N1pC/P60 family cysteine hydrolase → MKTAGLILIMSIFASLKTLALPMDELKTGDILLLDMDCFSCELIEKQTNGPFSHSGIILKYGTKVYVAQSLGIVHHLPLAKFLRYTNKPVQVVRPKFINFTKRRALLESYQNDFLNMPFDHEYTWDDDKLYCSEFIYKLLKSVYAIENFAPKPMRYDVNEDGWRRYFGGNEPPHGQPGLSPNDFYRSSDFVEMGPLY, encoded by the coding sequence ATGAAGACAGCTGGATTAATACTGATAATGTCGATTTTTGCTAGCCTTAAAACATTGGCACTACCAATGGATGAGCTAAAAACAGGAGATATTCTACTTTTAGATATGGACTGCTTCAGCTGTGAGTTAATTGAGAAACAAACCAATGGGCCATTTTCTCATTCTGGTATTATTTTAAAATATGGAACGAAAGTATATGTGGCCCAATCTCTTGGGATTGTTCATCATCTACCGCTTGCAAAATTTCTTCGCTATACAAATAAGCCAGTTCAAGTTGTAAGACCTAAGTTTATAAACTTCACAAAGAGAAGAGCTCTTTTAGAAAGTTATCAAAATGATTTCTTAAATATGCCATTTGACCATGAATACACTTGGGATGATGATAAGCTTTATTGCTCTGAATTTATCTATAAGCTTTTAAAGAGTGTTTATGCAATTGAGAACTTTGCGCCAAAACCGATGCGCTATGATGTAAATGAAGATGGTTGGCGCCGCTACTTTGGTGGAAATGAGCCTCCACATGGTCAACCTGGACTATCACCAAATGATTTTTATCGCTCAAGTGACTTTGTAGAGATGGGGCCGCTATACTAA